One window from the genome of Oculatellaceae cyanobacterium encodes:
- a CDS encoding TM0106 family RecB-like putative nuclease produces the protein MLLTVERLLSYLRCPRRTFLDIYGDRTLKAPPSDFLLKLQQERLEHENFVLTEQISQGAVPHIQPDYQRGDWQAGVKATVALMQQGVERIYQGVLSTTIEPSTLGLNESPLEELTLLSSPDLLIKQPGKSYFGDWVYIPIDIHLGKRPKQEYQIIAAYHTQNLAAVQGAWSEEAWLILRERGSYQVDLWRWLPELQIHLKECFQMLLEKQEPEVFISRQQCSICPWQAGCHELATSQQHLSLLPGVTPKRYEHLKTLRLTSLESLADANPVYLEPEMETELAQQIVRQAQAVLTQQVLLVPSLSNSTKLDIPTAPIEIYFDIEAEPSLNLDYLLGILVVDKTAQTEKFYPVLAEKPEDQQLIWQQFLDLIAAYPNAPIFHYSPYETDTIKRLAKLYKTPYQLIEPVLSRCVDLHQELIDTVTLPLHGYSLKLIANWLGFNWRDPLASGSQSICWYDEWLQKGDRTLLDLILRYNEDDCRATRHVKDWLVKFLQDSSQDVVDKPE, from the coding sequence TTATCTACGTTGCCCACGTAGAACCTTTTTAGATATATATGGCGATCGCACTCTGAAAGCCCCTCCTAGCGACTTTTTGTTGAAACTACAACAAGAACGACTGGAGCATGAAAATTTTGTTCTGACAGAGCAAATTAGCCAAGGCGCTGTCCCACATATTCAGCCAGATTACCAGAGAGGTGATTGGCAAGCTGGTGTTAAGGCTACCGTAGCTTTAATGCAGCAGGGTGTTGAACGTATTTATCAAGGTGTACTGAGTACAACCATAGAGCCTAGCACTCTAGGTTTAAATGAATCGCCTTTAGAGGAATTAACTTTATTAAGTTCTCCAGATTTGTTAATTAAACAGCCTGGAAAATCATACTTCGGTGATTGGGTTTATATTCCTATAGATATTCATTTAGGCAAACGTCCCAAGCAAGAATATCAAATTATTGCAGCATATCATACCCAAAATTTGGCAGCCGTTCAAGGTGCTTGGTCAGAAGAAGCTTGGTTAATCTTACGTGAAAGAGGAAGTTATCAAGTAGATTTGTGGCGCTGGCTTCCAGAATTGCAAATTCATTTGAAAGAATGTTTTCAAATGCTGCTGGAAAAGCAGGAACCAGAAGTATTTATTTCTCGACAACAGTGTAGTATCTGCCCTTGGCAAGCAGGTTGCCATGAGCTTGCAACCTCTCAACAGCATTTGTCTCTATTACCAGGAGTTACTCCCAAGCGATACGAACATTTAAAAACACTCAGGCTAACTAGCTTAGAGTCTCTAGCTGATGCAAATCCAGTTTATTTAGAGCCAGAGATGGAAACTGAGTTAGCGCAACAGATAGTTAGACAAGCGCAAGCTGTTTTAACCCAGCAGGTGCTATTAGTTCCCTCTTTATCTAATTCAACTAAGTTAGATATACCGACAGCACCAATTGAAATTTATTTTGATATTGAAGCAGAACCAAGTTTAAATCTTGACTATCTCTTGGGGATTTTAGTTGTTGATAAAACTGCTCAAACAGAAAAATTTTATCCTGTATTAGCCGAAAAACCTGAAGATCAACAATTGATATGGCAGCAATTTTTAGATTTAATTGCAGCTTATCCAAATGCACCAATTTTTCATTATTCGCCTTATGAAACAGACACAATCAAGCGTTTAGCGAAGCTTTACAAGACACCATATCAACTAATTGAGCCAGTACTATCGCGCTGTGTCGATCTGCATCAAGAGCTTATAGATACGGTAACTTTACCATTGCATGGATATTCTCTTAAATTAATTGCTAACTGGTTGGGGTTTAACTGGCGAGATCCCTTAGCGAGTGGTTCCCAATCTATTTGTTGGTATGACGAATGGTTACAAAAAGGCGATCGCACACTGCTTGACTTAATTCTCCGTTACAACGAAGACGACTGTCGCGCCACCCGCCACGTGAAAGATTGGCTCGTCAAGTTTTTACAAGATAGTTCTCAAGATGTAGTTGACAAACCCGAATAA